The Oecophyllibacter saccharovorans sequence CTTTTTCTTTCCGGCATGTTTCTCCTCACCCCGCCGATGTTCGGCCCTTCCCTGGCTGATGATGACCCGACCGCGCCGGTCAACGTCCTGGCCCGGCAGGTTTTTGCCACGCCGGAAAGCTGGCTGCCCCTGACACGCCCGATGCTGGCCATGCTGCTGGGCCTGGGCGTGCTGTGCGCCACGGCAGCCATGATCTGCGCCCGGCGGACGGGCCGGCCTTGGTGGCAGGCGGTCTTGTGGAGTGCACTCTGCTTCCTCTGCCCGCCTGTTCTGCCTGTGCTGATGTGCCTCATGCCGCGCAGCCACAGACTCTCCTCCCCCCGCTCTATGGAAATCGTAGCTCTTATGGGGCTGCTGCTCGTCTGCCTGGTCCTCGGCGCTCAAGGGCTCGCCTGGGCACTGGGCATGAGCCCGGCTGCCGGGGACTGACGCTCGAAAAACGGCCCATGAGGCCCGGCGTGCTGTCAGGCTGATGGCGTAACCGCCCCCTGACCGCACGCCCTGTTTCCTTCCAAACCAGACCGGCTGGCACGGGCGGGAAGCAGACCGGCGCTGGACGGAGAGTGACGCCCTCCTGCCGCTGGGAGACCGTGCCCTCAACGGCGTGACCCTTCTTGCGCTCGAGATCACGACCGCTGCCCCCTACCTTTTACAGGCCTCACAAGAAGCACGCCGCTGCGCCTGATCCCGGAGGGGCACGCACACCATCCCCCTCCAGCACAGCCTTGCACGGCCTCCGGTGCGTGCTAAACAAGACTTCATGACCCCCCGCCTGCCCGATGCCGAGCACGCCTCTTTCTCCACCAGCAATACACCACCTGCCCCGGCCACGGAGGCTGAGGCCCTGGTTTTCGGCGTGAATGCCAGCGCTGGAGGGCGGCGCTGGATCTGGCGACTGGGCCCCCAGGACAACACGCCTGGAAAAAGCACCACTACACAGGAAACGGCGCAGGAGATGATCCGCCAGCACCGGATCGGCGACCTGACGGCGCGCATTCTGGCAGCGCGCGGTCTGATGCTGGAGGAGGTGCCTGCCTTCCTCACCCCCCGCCTGCGCGATGCGATGCCCGATCCCTCCACCCTGGCCGGCATGGATGAAGCGGTTGCGCGCCTGGCCCGTGCGGTGCAGGGCGGCGAGACGATCGGCGTCTTCGGCGATTACGACGTTGACGGGGCTTGCGGCACCGCCCTGCTGGCGGACACCCTGCGTGCGCTCGGCTGCACGGTGTGCACCCACATCCCCGACCGGATGAAGGAAGGCTACGGCCCCAATGCCCCGGCCCTGCAGGCTCTCATGGAGCAGGGCGCGACATTGCTGGTCTGTGTTGATTGCGGCACGACGGCGCTGGACGTGCTGGATAGTTTTGAAGGCCAGGCAGACCGCATCGTGCTCGACCACCACAAGCCGGATCTTGAGCCTGCAAGCGGAAAAGCGCGCCTGCCGCGCGGCATTGTCGTCAACCCCAACCGGCCTGATTGCCGCTCCGGGCTCGGCCATGTCTGTGCAACGGCGGTGGCCTTCCTGACCATGGTGGGGCTGCAGCGGCAGTTGCGACGGCAGGGCTGGTTTGAGACCCATCCTGCCCCGGACCTCATGGCCCAGCTCGACCTCACCGCGCTGGCCACGATCTGCGACGTCATGCCCCTGCGCGGGCTGAACCGCGCCCTGGTGACACAGGGGCTGAAGGTGCTTGAGAAAGGCCGGCGCATCGGTCTGGCGGCCCTGGCTGAAGTGGCGGGCGTGCGCGACATGGGCAATGCGATGAGCTGCGGTTTCGCCCTGGGGCCGCGCATCAATGCCGGCGGCCGCATCGCCCGCGCCGGGCTGGGGCTGAAACTGCTGCTCAGCACCTCGTTGGGCGAGGCGCGCGCCGTGGCTGAGGAGCTGGACGGCGTCAATCGCAAGCGCCAGACGGTGGAAAGCCACATCCTCGATGCCGCGCTGGCACAGGCGCAGGCGCAGGTTGAAGCCGGGCATGCGGTGATCCTGGTTCATGACGAGACCGGCAAAGTCACGCCTGAAGGCGCAACGCCCCAGGCCTGGCATCCGGGCGTGGTAGGCATCGTAGCCGGACGGCTGAAGGAACGCTTCAACCGCCCCGTGCTCGTGGGCGCACGTGTGGAGGACGCGCAGGGCCGGGTTTCAGTCAAGGGCTCAGCACGCTCCATTGCGGGGCTGGACCTGGGGGAAGCGGTGCTGGCGGCCCAGCGCGCCGGACTGCTGCTTTCAGGTGGCGGCCACGCCATGGCAGCCGGCTTCGCGCTGGAAGAAGCGCAGCTCCCCGCCTTTCATGCCCATCTGGACCAATACCTGGGTGAAGCCCGCACCCGCCCGCGCCAGGCGGACCTGCAGCTGGACGGCGTGGTGAGCCTGACCGGCGCCACCATCGCTCTGGCCCGTCAGCTCGCCTGTCTGGCCCCCTTCGGCCCTGGCAACCCCGAGCCCCTGCTGGCTGTGGGGCACGTGCGCTGCGTCAAGGCAGACCGCATCGGCCGTGATGGCAACACGCTGCGGGTGCTGCTGCAGGGCGAGGACGGTCGCGCGCGCCTCAAGGGCCTGGTGTTCCGCGCCAGTGAAAAGCCTTTTGCCGCCCTGCTCGAAGACCGCACGATGCCGCTGATGCACGTGGCAGGCCACCTGCGCAGCGAAGTCTGGCAGGAGCGCGAGAGCGTCACTTTCTTCATTGAAGACGCCGCTCCGGCCTGAAGCGCACAAACCCTGCGCCTGGTGCCGGAAACGCCCTTCCAAAAACGCGCCCGCCCCCAGAATCCCCTTGACCGCCACGGGTCCCGCTGGTATCACCCCTTCACGCCTCCAGTCCCGTTCGTCTAGAGGCCTAGGACACCGCCCTTTCACGGCGGCAACACGGGTTCGAATCCCGTACGGGACGCCAGAAGAATCTCCAAATCAATTCATATCAGTATGAGAGCCGCAGAAAACTGCGGTTTTTTTGTTATCTCTTGTACAGATCGGTTTAGAGGTGTCTTAGTGCGTCCAGCATAAAGCTGGGTATTTCGCTGGGTAGCAATTTTGGGGATGGGGATGGCCGGGCCGAAAACACTTTCGGACGCGAAAATTCGCAGTCTCAAACCGCGGGAGAAGGCCTATCGCTTCTCCGACACCCTGGGTCTGTACATACAGGCAGGTTTCCACCTCCGGCACCTCCGGTATTTTTACCATGGCACTGAAAAATGCTAGCTTTGGGCCGCTACCTAGTCGTTGGTCTTAAGGCCGCACGAAGGGCACGGTCATTAACCATCACCTGCTCGAGGGATACACATTTTTCTTTCGCAACAAAATCGGTATGCCGCTCCTCGGAAGGCAACATGTAGAGGATGTGAAGTGGCAGAAACTCGCCTGCTACCTGAAGTTCCCGCTTCAACTGCGAAAGTGCGTTACCACCAGGCCCGACGATTAGAATGTCGATATCCTCACCAATACCACGCAAAGCCGAACCGAACATGTAGGCGGAAAATTGTTCTAGGGACCTGCAGCTACCGAGTAGATGGACTGCTACCTCGCCGGCCGTCATCAGGCCGTTTTCAAATAATTCTTTAGCTCTTCCCATTTTATCACCTTGCATCCAAGCTCAGCACCGGCGTTAACCGCTTCCGCCGACGGATTTCCATTCGGATTGATATTCAAAACAATATCGACAGACCCAAACTCATCCCAGAGGCTGCGCACAGCGTCCGCGGTGGGCTCATAGTCGGCGATCATACCGATTCTGAGCACAGTCCCGGTCTTGAGCGTAATCTGGTAAATGCGGTCATATTCCCGAATTACCTTCTGCACACTCCAATATTGCCGAAGGAGCCGATCCCAGAAAAAGTAGGTCTTGTGGGAGGCGATATTCGCCTTGCCTTCAAGCACTGCCGAAGTCAAGGTTGCGGCACTACCCCAGCCGATGCGAGCCTCCTGAAGAATTTCGATTGTATCACCGGGCCAGATGCAGGACTTCCTATAACCGCACAGGAAATCCATTTTCGGGTATTTTCCCCTGTAGCTTACTGCTGTCGCTATATCGATTTTATGTGCAGCAGATATCACGGCCAAGACGCCTGGTTGATTCTCAGCCTCAAGCCGGATTAACTCTCCTTCCACATGCTGCGCGCTTATATTCGGCTCCTTATCAAGGAGCGCGAGCATGCATTCCACCTGCCACATCATAAAAACATGTCTTCCATCGCTTTGGGAAACCGGATCGCACGTCCAGAAACGTTGCACACATGGCGTTCTGCCAAACCGCGGACATGTTCCTGAAACTCCGCGAAGATCCGACGTTCATCTTCCGTGGCTAGCCCTAAGTTAGCTCTGATAATTGCTTGAATCCGATAGTTATTGGGTAGAATAACGCTTCGCATCCGTTTGCTCCATCCTTTTGCAACTTCGGACTCTGGATCATAGTTAAAGTCCGTCCCATGCTCCGGGGCAAACCTGTTCCAAATAGCTTTGTTTTCGGCCATAAATCCGGCAATCGCCTCTCTCGCTATGCAGCGATTGACATAGGCCCTAATCCCTTGCTTAGTAGCAAGGTTGGCAAGGTGGTTCTCCTTCCAATCCAAAAGAATATTACGCGGAAAGCTAGCGGGATCTTTGTCAATCTTCGTGTGGCATGTCGGGCAAAGCAGGATTAAATTCTCGAACACATCAGGGTCGAAGCTATCGTTGGGTCGATCTTCGCGACGCGGCCCAGCCTCACCATGTGGAACGACATGAGCCATTTCAGCGATATGCTTAGCACCACCCAATTCGACTGGAAAAAGTGGTTCGAGACAATCTGGGTTTTGGCAATGACCAGATGCCTCAGAAAATAGTCGCAGTTTAGTCTCCGCCGGTATTGCCTTACGTTGGGTCATCAACAAGTCCCCGTTTGTCATTCACCTGCGTTACAAATATAGAATTTTTTGGGTTACAATTGGTCAGTTGTGAAGGCGTAAGCGGACATATCTGCTCCTCTACTCAAGCATATATTCTGTCCGAAAAGCTTAGAGCAGCCACTAAAAGTAAAACATATATCCCAAAGCTGGTAATTCATGTTCTTTAAAGTCCAGCGGGCTTCCATTTACCATCAGAGCTGACGTTTCATTGACATATCACTTCTAAATATGTCTTTACTGAAACAATCTCACTTTCTCAGGAAGAAACTTCTTTCTGGGCAGCAGTCATCTTGGTGGCGCGTGTTCAAAACGCGGGCCACACCCTGAATATGGAGAGCTGTTTCATGGCTAGACATTCCGGGCCGGGCGGGTCCGGCGAAAGCAGTGCCCGCCTCTCGCCCCTGCAGGCCTTCCGGGCTGAGCATTCGCGGGGCTTCTATGTGATCTCCTGCGCCTGGGTCGGCATTCTGGCCGTGATCGGGCTCTACCTTGTCGGGTTCGGCGGGTATCTCGTGCATCTGGGTGGCTCGCCCTATTATGTCCTGTTCGGCCTGGCGATGCTGGCGGCGGCAGTGTTCTATTTCGGCCGCCCGACCCTCTCCCTGCTCTGTGTCGTCGGCGCAGCGTTGCTGACGCTGCCGTGGGCCTTCTGGGAGTGCGGTGCGAATTATTGGGCCCTTTTCCCGCGCCTGCTGATGCCCTTCGGCCTGGCGGTCGTCGCCCTGTTTCTCTACAGCCCGGCGGCTGCGCCGCGCATGCCGGCAAGCTGGCGCAAGGCCGCCACATGCGGCGGCTGGGTCGGCCTCGTGCTCTGCGTGCTCGGCTTCGGGCGCGGCTTCATGAACGTGCCGATCATCACGCCTGATGCCAAGCAGCTGGCTGATTACAAGCTGCCCACGCCTGAAGCGCTGAAAGCGGCTGGCGAGAACGTCTCCGACTGGACCGCATGGGGCCGTACCAATCACGGCACGCGCTATGCGCCCTTTCAGCAGATCAACCGCGACAACGTCAAAGACCTCAAGCTGGCCTGGCAGGCCCATACGGGGGACCTCGGCCCCGGCGTGCGCCAGGACACGCCGCTGCAGATCGGCGATACGGTTTTTGATTGCACCCCCAATGACATCATCGTGGCGATGGATGCCGATACCGGCAAGATCCGCTGGCGCTACAATACCGTCTCCACCACTGCCGCTCCGTGGCAGCGCTGCCGCGGTCTGGCCTATTATGAAGTGCCTGCCGCGGTCCAGGAAGCGGCGCAGCAGGCAGGTGATTCCCGGGCGCCCCGGACCAATGATGCTGACGAAGCCCTGGCGCCGCCTTCAGCCTGCAGGCGCCGGCTCATCAACACCACGATCGATGCGCGCCTGATCGAGCTGGATGCCGATACCGGCAAGCCCTGCGCCACCTTCGGCCAGCAGGGGGTCGTCGATCTCACCCAGGGCATGGGCCGCGTGCCTTCGGGCTTCTATTTCCAGACCGCCGCCCCCACCGTGGCGCGCGGGCAGGTCATCATCGGCGGCTGGGTGATGGACAACATGATGCGCGGCGAGCCTTCAGGCGTCATCCGTGCATTTGATGCGGTCACTGGCAAGCTCACCTGGGCGTGGGACATGGGCCATCCGGACTGGACGGGCGCGCCCCCGCCGGGCGAGCACTACACGCGCGGCACCCCCAACATGTGGACCTCCGCCGCCTATGACGACAAGCTGGGCCTGGTTTATGTGCCGCTGGGCAATGATACGCCCGACTACAACACCATCAACCGCAAGCGTGTCTCCCATCTCTTCAACTCCTCCATCGTGGCGCTGGACATCAAGACCGGCAAGCCGCGCTGGAAGTTCCAGACCGTCCACAAGGACGTGTGGGATTACGACCTTCCCTCCCAGCCGGCCCTGGTGGACGTGCCGGACGGCAAGGGCGGCACGATCCCAGCTGTCATCCAGACCACCAAGCGCGGGCAGATCTTCTTCCTGAACCGGGCGACCGGCGAGCCGATCACCAAGGTGGAGGAAAAACCTGTCGCCACCGCCAAGGGCGAGCTGCCGGGCGAAGAGCTTTCACCCACCCAGCCCTACTCTGTGGGCATGCCCACGATCGGTGCGGACCACCTGACCGAAAAGTTCATGTGGGGCGCGACGATGCTGGACCAACTGCTGTGCCGCATCCAGTTCCACAAGGTCTACTACACGGGTGACTTCACCCCTGCCTCGCTGCGGCCCAGCATCGAGCAGCCGGGCAATATTGGCGGGCTGAACTGGGGCAGCGTCTCCTATGACCCCGTTAACCATCTCGCCATGATGAACGACATCCGCGTGCCCAGCCTGTTCTTCCAGGTGCCGCGCGACAAGTTCACCGGCGTGCTGCTGCACGGGCATTTCCCCAACCCCTTCACCGATGCCGGTCACGGCCCCGCACCGCAATACGGCACGCCTTACGGCATGATCACGGAGTTCTGGCTCTCGGTCATCGGCGCCCCCTGCGTGCAGCCGCCTTACGGCACCATCACGGCCGTCAACATGGATACCCACAAGATCGCCTGGCAGGTGCAGGGCGGCACGGTGGAGAAGATGGGCCCCTTCGGCATCCCCTCCCACCTGCCGATGACGATGGGCATGCCCACCTATGCCGGCACCATGACGACAGCTGGCGGGCTCGTCTTCTTCAGCG is a genomic window containing:
- the recJ gene encoding single-stranded-DNA-specific exonuclease RecJ, with translation MTPRLPDAEHASFSTSNTPPAPATEAEALVFGVNASAGGRRWIWRLGPQDNTPGKSTTTQETAQEMIRQHRIGDLTARILAARGLMLEEVPAFLTPRLRDAMPDPSTLAGMDEAVARLARAVQGGETIGVFGDYDVDGACGTALLADTLRALGCTVCTHIPDRMKEGYGPNAPALQALMEQGATLLVCVDCGTTALDVLDSFEGQADRIVLDHHKPDLEPASGKARLPRGIVVNPNRPDCRSGLGHVCATAVAFLTMVGLQRQLRRQGWFETHPAPDLMAQLDLTALATICDVMPLRGLNRALVTQGLKVLEKGRRIGLAALAEVAGVRDMGNAMSCGFALGPRINAGGRIARAGLGLKLLLSTSLGEARAVAEELDGVNRKRQTVESHILDAALAQAQAQVEAGHAVILVHDETGKVTPEGATPQAWHPGVVGIVAGRLKERFNRPVLVGARVEDAQGRVSVKGSARSIAGLDLGEAVLAAQRAGLLLSGGGHAMAAGFALEEAQLPAFHAHLDQYLGEARTRPRQADLQLDGVVSLTGATIALARQLACLAPFGPGNPEPLLAVGHVRCVKADRIGRDGNTLRVLLQGEDGRARLKGLVFRASEKPFAALLEDRTMPLMHVAGHLRSEVWQERESVTFFIEDAAPA
- a CDS encoding nucleotidyltransferase domain-containing protein, with product MGRAKELFENGLMTAGEVAVHLLGSCRSLEQFSAYMFGSALRGIGEDIDILIVGPGGNALSQLKRELQVAGEFLPLHILYMLPSEERHTDFVAKEKCVSLEQVMVNDRALRAALRPTTR
- a CDS encoding HNH endonuclease; this translates as MTQRKAIPAETKLRLFSEASGHCQNPDCLEPLFPVELGGAKHIAEMAHVVPHGEAGPRREDRPNDSFDPDVFENLILLCPTCHTKIDKDPASFPRNILLDWKENHLANLATKQGIRAYVNRCIAREAIAGFMAENKAIWNRFAPEHGTDFNYDPESEVAKGWSKRMRSVILPNNYRIQAIIRANLGLATEDERRIFAEFQEHVRGLAERHVCNVSGRAIRFPKAMEDMFL
- a CDS encoding membrane-bound PQQ-dependent dehydrogenase, glucose/quinate/shikimate family translates to MARHSGPGGSGESSARLSPLQAFRAEHSRGFYVISCAWVGILAVIGLYLVGFGGYLVHLGGSPYYVLFGLAMLAAAVFYFGRPTLSLLCVVGAALLTLPWAFWECGANYWALFPRLLMPFGLAVVALFLYSPAAAPRMPASWRKAATCGGWVGLVLCVLGFGRGFMNVPIITPDAKQLADYKLPTPEALKAAGENVSDWTAWGRTNHGTRYAPFQQINRDNVKDLKLAWQAHTGDLGPGVRQDTPLQIGDTVFDCTPNDIIVAMDADTGKIRWRYNTVSTTAAPWQRCRGLAYYEVPAAVQEAAQQAGDSRAPRTNDADEALAPPSACRRRLINTTIDARLIELDADTGKPCATFGQQGVVDLTQGMGRVPSGFYFQTAAPTVARGQVIIGGWVMDNMMRGEPSGVIRAFDAVTGKLTWAWDMGHPDWTGAPPPGEHYTRGTPNMWTSAAYDDKLGLVYVPLGNDTPDYNTINRKRVSHLFNSSIVALDIKTGKPRWKFQTVHKDVWDYDLPSQPALVDVPDGKGGTIPAVIQTTKRGQIFFLNRATGEPITKVEEKPVATAKGELPGEELSPTQPYSVGMPTIGADHLTEKFMWGATMLDQLLCRIQFHKVYYTGDFTPASLRPSIEQPGNIGGLNWGSVSYDPVNHLAMMNDIRVPSLFFQVPRDKFTGVLLHGHFPNPFTDAGHGPAPQYGTPYGMITEFWLSVIGAPCVQPPYGTITAVNMDTHKIAWQVQGGTVEKMGPFGIPSHLPMTMGMPTYAGTMTTAGGLVFFSGNQDFYLRAYDGANGKLLWQYALPIGSSATPMSYVSPKTGRQYILVSVGGMNHNGPTGDLMMAFALPEKNSKAASTAAPASAPGEKTSSETTSQPS